The window TGTACGTTTATGAAAATAGTACCAATGgactactgaaattttttcaattaaaatgAATCCAAACACGATGTAAATCGGATTAGTGCAGtacatataaattaatttaatatagaTACATAACTTGGTGGACAAAATTAGAAATTTCAATTGGCATGGCAGAAATGTGGGCGCACCGAAATGGATAAAAGGTATCGAAAGAGTTCGTACTGAAGAGAAACAATACTCTGAAGCACTTAGTGTGGAATTGAAATTAAAGTAAGTTGTTTGAAGGGGAGAGGGCTAAATGGGTGGCACGAAAATGGAAGAAGCATGGAATGGAAGGAAGAGAAGAAAGTTAGTTTATGGAAAAgattagaaatattaaatacataTAAGAATTATACGTAGAACCGAGAAGCTGTTATACATATAAGCAAAacaaaatatgtaaataaaacTAAGTTGTGTCTGTTTATCGAAAATTTGTATAGAAcaaaaaagtttttaaatttaatttctaataCATTTGCTGTGGAAGCAAGTATTCGCGAtattagaggtcaaaataagacgaaaatcaagaatactaatttgttgatggaggcttcgttaaaaacttattaacgtttaaagtcccgcccgtactgaattttttctagaaagtgagtaggatttcaggggtatgtgtattcaccaaaaattattgtaattgacccccgcaaccgaaaataatttttccagaacgatttgaaacttttccatttcgccgaaaaatttaggcacctaccccctgtcgattcttcttaaaaattcctttttcatttttagtaattttgtttgacgccctacagaaaagttgtctaatacttttttgtaggtatccatgagcactacttcagaaaaaagtttcattgaaatatattcgctatagtaggagttatggttgtttgaaaattggaccatttttatggggtttttctcattttttggggtcggggaccaacttttcgaatacttttacgatttgtacatattctacactaaaatgcgcgtagtttgcttttttaaacattaaaatcgtcccatccgttcagaagttatgacgttttaaatattcgcatgaaaattcgggcagacatttctggccagaaatgatatttttggtaaggaatttttttctcgaaaatggttacgaattcaagggtatgcctattcaccaaaaatgattataattaaccctcctagttaaaaataatttttccagaacgatttgaaattttttaatttcgtctaaaaatttcatacattctcgaatttttttctcgaaagtgcgtaggatttcaggggtatgtgtattcaccaaaaatgattgtaattgacccccgcaactgaaaataatttttccagaacgattagaaattttcgaatttaattgttaataactttttaaggaagcctccatcaacaaattgatacacttgattttcgtcttactttggtctctagaatctcctattaaaactttttccaggcgtggccgaacaccctgtatattttatagTTGGAATCTCGGACAACTCTCTTGCCCAACAGAAATTTTGCAATGTTCTACAGTTGATATTTGAAGTTAATCTATTTGAGGAATATGTTTTAAATTACTTCGCGATCCCACCAGTCGTTTTCCCTTAATGCAGTAGTAAATGGACAGACAcaactaaattttatttataattgtttagtaCTTACCCACGTTGAGTATAGATGCGATGATAAATAGCCTATCCTGTTCTCGAATACATACGAAACAGAATAGTGGTACTTTAATCAAAGTTTGTTTAGTAAATTTTGAGTTAACTCAGAACGAACAAACAAAGGCATAAGCAGGCAGACAAAAATTTTAAGAACGTATAATTCGGTTGAAATACCATGTAAATTATGCATCTAAGTTGAGATCGTCTAAAAATGTTACAATTACAGACGGAATTACAGTCTTATTTATATAGATGTAACAGTGATACATCTATACAATCGATATTAAAACTCTATTAAGGCTCTACATAATTGCTTCAAGAAtcgtaattaaatattataactGTTTTCCAATACAAAATTTTTGTATTACTTAATAGAAGAATTAAAGAAAAAGAACAAAACCTCAAGAATAAGAACGGGAGTGGCTAAAATTAGAAAAGTTAGGTACAGTAGAGTATTTAAGAAGATTAAAATTCTAGAATTATTGAGACATCTAAATGAGAAGGGAGACGAGGGGAGAGAAAGAAACTGGAGGATGCTGGAAAGATGAAGATatataaatatagattgagttaaAAGAATTGTACTAGCATaatttttagagaaaaataataaagtttTATCTAGTTACCTGACAGTATGCTTTGACTGTAATGAATAATTTGCTTAGCAGATGCACCAGCTGGAAAATGTCCCAAAATTAATGGCAGCATAGATTTGTCTAGTTGATCACTACCAAATCCGGCAATTAAGTAGAACCAACAAATACAAAAACCTTTAGTGAGACTGCCTGGAGCATTTCGAATTAATGTTCCCAAAGCTCGTGCTTGCAACATATTCCGTGGGAACCACTGGTGTAGATTGCAATAAGACGATCCCCACTGAAACATGCTTATTATACATATGTAAATTAAACATATTAAACAGACCCTTGATCAGAGGTGGATTCAGTTATCTGTAGTAAAAGTTTACAATATATAAATTTGTTCTGTTAAATTTATCCATTCGAATATTGTATACTTACATACTGGCATACAACGCAAGTTTTGAATCAAGAAAATAACacaaaacaatttgaattgCTTTCAAGGATATATGAACAGTAATAATAGAGGTATATAACACTTGTATATTAGATCTGCAAATTAATTCGatacattttttataaattggaTGTTTTAGCATAAAAAATTTATGTACATTTTGTTTCTAAAAACAATCCCCAATCACTTTCTACATTTTTGGACCATCTATCAGACAACTGACGAATCTCGTCACGGAAAAACGATGAGGGTAAAAAAGCAACAAATTCGAAGATATTTTTGTCAACATCTTTGGCTGTTTTAAAATGTGAATCTATAAGGTGGTATTGATGATACCAAAACGGATAATAATCCGTCGGCGCCACATCTGGAAAGTATACCGCATGAAGAGAAACTTCTTAGCCTAAGGCATAATACAACAATACTTAAATAATTACCCGTCATTTTCGATTAGATAAATGACCGGTAATCGTAGCCTCACTACTGAGTGGGGATTCCCCTTGATATGCCGCAAAGCTCGACATCAAGCGGACCGCGTAGTGTAACTTGATCCGCGCTTAAATATCGATAAGACAAACATAGAGGCACATTGTGTATTATTATCTACCCTTTATTCATTGTCTTTTTCTATGCTCGCCAAGATATAAAGCCGAATGCCATCGTTCAGCTTATGCCTTTCCGAGAATTAACAATTAATTATGGTTTTATAATTATGGGATTTCGGTTCCATGTTTTTTTTAGCTATCCAAGCATTGCTGTATACGACGTCCTTTGTTAATTTTGCCGTATATAGCCTTGCATTATCATACAGCAAGATGACCTGCCTACCTTCTCTGCAGGTCTATTTCTTTTCCGTTCGATTTCTTCACTCAATCGCATCGGTTGACATTGATAACGATCGGAATTAACAGTGTTCTTCAAGTTTAAGTATTTCGTAGTAGATAATCCCTTTCGTATCCGATCAAATGCACAGTAACAATTTTCTTTGCGCGTACAttctattttataattaatttggtAAATTCACCGGGATAAACCTACGATTTCCTTTTTGTTGGGGGTACCGTAGATTACCCACTTTTCATCACTGATAGCAATTTTGTACAAGGAATCGTTTCTTTTAAACCTTGAAAGTAGGAATATTGTCGTTATACAGTGACTCTATTTTCTGGGTTAAGAACATGTGTAACCCAACGACTTTCCTTGTAAATTCTCCCCAACTATTCCTTTGAAATGAATTCCTATTAATGTTTTAACAATATCAATGTTTAATGCTGCctttttataaagaaaaattAGAATTCTCTTTAAAACTCTTTTTAAAAGAAATACCTATCTATAACTATGGAAGTTAGTTTGATACTGATAATGCTGTTGTAACTTCACCACCTCTGATCAACATTAAAGACTATTGTAGATATTTATAGACACACCTCCATTAAACCATAAAAGTGTACAATGAATTTGAGCAAAggacttctctggtttgaaaggaATGCAATAGGTGCCAGACTAACCATTCCCTTAATCTTCCAGTTATATTCAGACTTTTCACTGGCCATTACATAGAATGCAGTTGTGCCTTGACTGTAACCCACATAGTAGAGCTCAGTATATCCAGTTTGCTCTAGAATGTAATCTATTGTCGCTGGTAAATCATAATAACCAACT of the Colletes latitarsis isolate SP2378_abdomen chromosome 9, iyColLati1, whole genome shotgun sequence genome contains:
- the LOC143345860 gene encoding lipase 3 isoform X4, producing MSTVANQDETHMTTPELIEAHGYISETHHIWTEDGYCLDVHRVLPPKTDENLCCDPSENNVRILNDKKVAQYADYKFPQNTKSRIPILIHHGLLSSSADWVLLGPKKALAYALCNNNYDVWLGNARGNAYSRKHKHYTTRDKEFWDFSWHEVGYYDLPATIDYILEQTGYTELYYVGYSQGTTAFYVMASEKSEYNWKIKGMVSLAPIAFLSNQRSPLLKFIVHFYGLMEWGSSYCNLHQWFPRNMLQARALGTLIRNAPGSLTKGFCICWFYLIAGFGSDQLDKSMLPLILGHFPAGASAKQIIHYSQSILSG